A single genomic interval of Coffea eugenioides isolate CCC68of unplaced genomic scaffold, Ceug_1.0 ScVebR1_3499;HRSCAF=4721, whole genome shotgun sequence harbors:
- the LOC113758018 gene encoding pirin-like protein, whose amino-acid sequence MRALSRQFLVNLHPTRIANTRNNKGVYSFIRGITMSTSSDQSSGFDSPRLVVKKVLAKPQSEGDGAVVRRSIGRSELKYIDPFLMLDEFAVSPPAGFPDHPHRGFETVTYMLQGAFTHQDFAGHTGTIRTGDVQWMTAGRGIIHSEMPAAGGTQTGLQLWINLASKDKMIEPRYQELLDEDIPRAEEDGVEVKVLAGESMGVHSPVYTRTPTMYLDFALKPRAQYHQSIPESWNAFVYTIDGEGVFGIPNSSPVAAHHALLLGPGEGLSVWNRSSRPLRFVLIGGQPLNEPVVQYGPFVMNTQAEIDQTVEDYHYAKNGFEMARHWRSN is encoded by the exons ATGAGAGCTTTGTCTAGACAATTTCTAGTGAATTTGCATCCAACAAGAATTGCAAATACAAGAAACAACAAAGGAGTTTACAGTTTTATCAGAGGGATAACCATGTCTACGTCGTCAGACCAAAGTTCTGGTTTTGATAGTCCAAGACTTGTTGTCAAGAAAGTCTTGGCTAAGCCACAGAGTGAAGGGGATGGTGCTGTTGTTAGAAGGAGCATTGGCAG GTCTGAACTGAAGTATATTGATCCTTTCCTCATGTTGGATGAATTCGCAG TTTCACCCCCTGCTGGATTCCCGGATCACCCGCACAGAG GTTTTGAGACTGTTACATACATGTTGCAG GGAGCTTTTACACACCAAGATTTTGCTGGTCACACGGGCACAATCCGCACCGGTGATGTGCAG TGGATGACTGCAGGAAGAGGCATAATTCATTCGGAAATGCCTGCAGCAGGAGGTACACAGACAGGTCTGCAGCTTTGGATCAATCTTGCTTCCAAGGACAAAAT GATTGAGCCAAGGTATCAAGAATTGCTGGATGAGGACATTCCAAGGGCAGAGGAAGATGGAGTTGAAGTTAAAGTACTAGCAGGAGAATCAATGGGAGTCCATTCTCCGGTTTACACGCGAACCCCAACAATGTACTTGGATTTCGCTCTGAAACCAAGAGCTCAATATCATCAAAGCATCCCAGAATCCTGGAATGCTTTTGTGTACACAATTGATGGAGAAGGGGTGTTTGGAATACCGAATTCATCACCTGTTGCTGCTCACCATGCTTTGCTTTTGGGTCCTGGAGAAGGCCTCAGTGTATGGAACAGGTCTTCCAGGCCACTGAGATTTGTTCTAATAGGAGGGCAGCCACTGAATGAACCAGTAGTTCAATATGGTCCTTTTGTCATGAATACACAGGCTGAAATTGATCAAACTGTAGAGGATTATCATTATGCCAAGAATGGCTTTGAAATGGCAAGGCACTGGAGGTCAAACTAA
- the LOC113758016 gene encoding putative late blight resistance protein homolog R1B-8, whose protein sequence is MKNVLLQILCSDGKHSRKDELQNLDEDDLVQKLCKKLLKNRYLVVFDDVWDIKVWNELRTAFPNDKNGSRIIFTSRSSNVASQVHYGGEPHYLHPLSEKESSELLLKKVFGEEEECPQALHGLGMEIAEKCWGLPLALVVVAGVLATKEHDILVWEKFAESLTSTMVSGTDQCKKSLELSYEHLPYHLKACLLYFAAFREDEKIGAKKLMCLWIAEGFVEIIEGKRSEDTAEEYLMDLIGRNLVMVSKSRSIGGVKTCYIHDLIFEFCKGEAKEKKFLQVLRGYDELSTFNEHPNLPRLSICSSGEDFIKSRLFCPHLASLLFFDATAFLHKFKLLNISFLFCIYKRLNVLNLEGINLRLNELPAEVESLLRLRYLALEAERMRFIPPSIAKLSHLETFCLNSHQIVSLPDSIWNMKKLRHVHAKMGVVIRVSSNDKGVENLSTLPNLGTLSCLRLYKEGENLLRRIPNVRRLNISDERTGNGVLNMSRLDCLESLTLGSREHVELSFPMNMKKLSLYNVGLPCRKMSLVEQLPYLEVLELRKQSMVGHMWELMEKGFPKLRVLTLEEVEVEEWTEADPDSGYGYFPRLQQLNLQRISKLEKTPACLGSISNLKTIQVAHCGSRVKSLVREIEEEQKDNYGNDVNLKIIIID, encoded by the coding sequence ATGAAAAATGTGTTACTTCAAATTTTGTGCTCTGATGGCAAACATTCTAGGAAGGATGAGCTTCAAAATCTGGATGAAGATGACTTGGTTCAAAAGCTCTGCAAAAAGCTATTGAAGAATCGGtatcttgttgtttttgatGATGTCTGGGACATTAAGGTATGGAATGAGCTGAGAACTGCATTCCCCAATGACAAGAATGGAAGTAGAATCATCTTTACGAGTCGATCTTCTAATGTAGCTTCACAGGTTCATTATGGTGGAGAACCTCACTATCTTCACCCACTCAGTGAGAAAGAAAGTTCCGAATTGCTGCTGAAGAAGGTgtttggagaagaagaagaatgtcCTCAAGCATTGCATGGATTGGGAATGGAGATTGCTGAAAAGTGCTGGGGATTGCCACTTGCACTTGTTGTTGTAGCTGGAGTCCTAGCAACTAAAGAGCATGATATTTTGGTTTGGGAAAAGTTTGCTGAAAGTTTAACTTCAACCATGGTGTCTGGTACAGACCAGTGCAAGAAGTCGTTGGAGCTCAGTTATGAGCATTTACCATACCACTTGAAGGCATGCTTGCTGTATTTTGCTGCATTTCGAGAAGATGAAAAAATTGGTGCCAAGAAGTTGATGTGTCTATGGATTGCAGAAGGATTTGTGGAAATAATTGAAGGAAAGAGATCAGAGGATACTGCAGAAGAATATCTGATGGATCTAATTGGTCGAAACTTAGTTATGGTAAGTAAAAGCAGATCCATTGGTGGAGTCAAAACTTGTTACATTCACGATTTGATATTTGAGTTCTGTAAGGGCGAggcgaaagaaaagaaatttcttcaggTCCTGCGAGGTTATGATGAGCTTTCTACCTTTAATGAGCATCCCAACCTACCTCGGTTGTCCATTTGCTCCAGTGGAGAAGATTTTATAAAGTCAAGGCTATTTTGTCCGCATTTAGCCAGTCTGCTATTCTTTGATGCTACTGCTTTTTTGCATAAGTTTAAGTTGCTTAACATCTCCTTCCTTTTTTGCATCTACAAACGTCTTAACGTTCTGAATTTAGAGGGCATTAACCTAAGGCTGAACGAGCTTCCAGCTGAAGTGGAATCACTTCTTCGTTTGAGGTACTTAGCCCTTGAAGCAGAGCGCATGCGATTCATTCCACCATCTATAGCCAAGCTCTCACATTTGGAAACCTTCTGTCTAAATTCTCACCAGATAGTTTCATTGCCAGATAGCATCTGGAACATGAAGAAGTTGAGGCATGTACATGCAAAGATGGGCGTTGTTATTCGTGTATCTTCCAACGACAAAGGTGTTGAAAACCTCTCCACTTTACCCAATTTAGGCACACTCTCTTGTTTGCGTCTTTATAAAGAGGGAGAGAACTTATTGAGAAGGATTCCCAACGTTCGCCGACTTAATATTTCCGATGAACGGACTGGAAATGGAGTGTTGAACATGAGTCGACTAGACTGCCTAGAGTCACTCACCTTAGGTTCACGGGAACATGTTGAGCTTTCCTTTCCCATGAATATGAAGAAGTTGAGTCTTTACAATGTGGGTCTTCCCTGTAGAAAAATGTCATTGGTTGAACAACTACCCTATCTTGAAGTCCTCGAATTAAgaaagcagtcaatggtcggcCATATGTGGGAGCTGATGGAAAAAGGATTCCCTAAACTCAGGGTCTTGACGTTGGAAGAAGTAGAGGTGGAGGAGTGGACAGAGGCAGACCCTGACAGTGGTTATGGTTACTTCCCGCGTCTTCAGCAATTAAATCTTCAAAGAATTTCTAAATTGGAAAAGACGCCTGCTTGTTTAGGGAGTATATCTAATCTAAAAACAATTCAGGTGGCGCATTGCGGAAGTAGAGTCAAATCTTTAGTACGGGAAATTGAAGAAGAACAGAAAGATAATTATGGAAATGATGTGAATCTGAAGATCATCATCATAGATTGA